The proteins below are encoded in one region of Telopea speciosissima isolate NSW1024214 ecotype Mountain lineage chromosome 10, Tspe_v1, whole genome shotgun sequence:
- the LOC122642772 gene encoding ETHYLENE INSENSITIVE 3-like 3 protein: MMVVELEDIGVDTGSDIEVDDIRCENLAEKDVSDEEIEADELERRMWKDRIKLSRIKEKQKHAAQHAAETPKPKQTSDQARRKKMARAQDGILKYMLKLMEVCKARGFVYGIIPEKGKPMSGASDNIRAWWKEKVKFDKNGPAAIAKYEAECLAAEESENKRCVNPLSSLQDLQDATLGSLLSSLMQHCDPPQRRYPLEKGVPPPWWPSGNEDWWIKMGLPTGQAPPYKKPHDLKKVWKVGVLKAVIKHMSPNIAKIRRHVRQSKCLQDKMTAKESLIWLAVLSREESLMQQPSSDNGTSSVTEMPPNVRGRRKETAASSSDSDYDVDGVEDGVGSASSKIEKIIQPMDTEPHLDPSHNPKHPSQDKEKVEERPRRKRPRGSSTLVDPQTAQLQNEHLRGDSRIAVPDINHADLQLVGYQMLVSGQENSQIASSGPLEKDIEIAPQSVESRIDNLLALPPVNAATTPQSLYTGERPLSYPVMQNTELHPGASYIFYNTPAEYRLPEVKLQAQLAMAESQIRTEETGVPAPLLHGNENEIIGADIHHFIKDTFHSEQDKPVESHFGSPLDGLSLDYGGFNSPFHFGFDGTSSLDPADLDLSLDEDFIQYFGA; the protein is encoded by the exons ATGATGGTGGTCGAGTTAGAAGATATTGGAGTTGATACTGG TTCGGATATTGAAGTTGACGATATTAGGTGTGAGAATCTAGCAGAGAAAGATGTTAGTGATGAGGAGATTGAGGCAGATGAATTGGAGAGGCGAATGTGGAAGGACCGGATCAAGCTTAGCAGGATCAAGGAAAAGCAGAAGCATGCAGCTCAACATGCTGCTGAGACGCCCAAGCCCAAGCAGACATCCGATCAGGCTCGGAGGAAGAAAATGGCGAGAGCCCAAGACGGGATCCTCAAGTATATGTTGAAGTTGATGGAAGTGTGCAAAGCCCGTGGGTTCGTTTACGGGATCATTCCTGAGAAGGGGAAGCCCATGAGTGGTGCCTCTGATAACATAAGAGCTTGGTGGAAGGAGAAGGTGAAATTTGATAAGAATGGACCGGCAGCCATAGCCAAATATGAGGCAGAGTGTCTGGCTGCAGAGGAGTCAGAGAATAAGAGGTGTGTAAACCCTCTGAGCAGCCTGCAGGACCTTCAAGATGCCACTTTAGGCTCTCTCCTATCGTCATTGATGCAACACTGCGATCCTCCACAGCGGAGGTACCCATTAGAGAAGGGAGTCCCACCCCCATGGTGGCCTTCGGGAAATGAGGACTGGTGGATAAAAATGGGACTACCCACGGGCCAGGCTCCTCCATACAAAAAACCTCATGATCTGAAGAAGGTTTGGAAGGTTGGAGTGCTGAAGGCTGTGATCAAACACATGTCCCCCAATATTGCAAAGATCAGGAGGCATGTCCGTCAGTCAAAATGTTTACAGGATAAGATGACTGCCAAGGAGAGCCTAATTTGGTTGGCAGTGTTGAGCCGAGAGGAATCCCTTATGCAGCAGCCTAGCAGTGATAATGGTACATCTAGTGTAACAGAGATGCCTCCTAATGTTCGTGGCAGAAGGAAGGAGACTGCCGCTAGTAGTAGTGATAGTGATTATGATGTTGATGGTGTTGAGGATGGTGTTGGCTCAGCTTCATCTAAAATAGAGAAGATAATTCAACCAATGGATACCGAACCTCATCTGGACCCATCTCATAACCCAAAGCATCCTTCCCAAGATAAGGAGAAAGTAGAAGAGCGGCCAAGGAGAAAAAGACCTCGTGGGAGCTCAACTCTTGTTGATCCACAAACGGCCCAACTGCAAAATGAACATCTACGTGGGGACTCAAGAATTGCTGTTCCAGATATAAACCATGCAGACTTGCAGTTGGTTGGATACCAGATGCTTGTTAGTGGACAGGAAAATAGTCAAATTGCATCTTCAGGGCCTTTGGAGAAAGACATAGAGATCGCACCCCAATCAGTTGAATCTAGGATTGACAACTTATTGGCCCTTCCTCCTGTCAATGCAGCCACCACCCCACAGAGCCTGTATACAGGTGAAAGGCCTTTATCATATCCAGTCATGCAAAATACTGAATTGCACCCTGGAGCCAGCTACATTTTCTACAACACTCCAGCAGAATATAGGTTACCTGAGGTCAAACTGCAGGCACAATTGGCAATGGCTGAGTCCCAGATCCGCACCGAGGAAACTGGAGTTCCTGCACCATTGCTACATGGAAATGAAAACGAGATTATTGGAGCTGACATTCACCATTTTATAAAGGACACATTCCACAGTGAGCAAGATAAACCAGTTGAAAGTCACTTCGGATCTCCACTTGATGGCCTATCACTAGATTATGGAGGATTCAACAGTCCATTTCATTTTGGATTTGATGGTACAAGTTCATTAGATCCTGCTGATTTAGATTTGTCACTTGACGAGGACTTCATCCAGTACTTTGGAGCATAG